Below is a genomic region from Henckelia pumila isolate YLH828 chromosome 3, ASM3356847v2, whole genome shotgun sequence.
tttttacagcTGACGTACAATATTGACCCAAGCTGGAAGAAGGGATGTCTGAATTCGGCAAATAATAAGTGGCGTCAATATAAGGCTCATCTTACTCAAAAGTTCATTTTCTCGAAGCTTGATAAACCAGAGTTGAAAAAACCGCCTAGTGGCTATGGTATTACACGGGATGATTGGAGTTCCTTTGTAATCAGTCGCATGTCGGACGACTTCATGGTAAGATTATTAAtttgttctttaaaaaaaagttgACCACAagtcattattatatatatggatTCATTAATACATATTTGAAATGTTCAATTAACTAGAAAGTAAGAGCTGAACAAAAGAGGAGAAGAAAGCGGAACATATACCCCCATCGGCTTTCCCGTAAAGGATATGCACGTTTTGCTGACGAAATAGTAAGTATTTTTTTACCACATGTTCTTGTAAGAGATAACAAAGGTCCTGACTTTTGCAAATAGTTGGGTTGGTTACTTGGCTATAACTTGTTAAAAGAGATGAATTGTCTGTCAATGGACTCCTTTCGCCTTTGATGCCGCATATTTAACTTCCACAAATTTTCTGATTTTGGTATGATCTATATACAAGCattataattttgatttatCGGATATTGAAGCTGCTGGTTGATTCTTGTATTTAGATCCTATTTTTGTTTGGCACCGATAGTTATTGCTGCTAGTGCTTTCTGATGAAAACAGTCTCATGCTTGATCTAAGTTCAGGAAGGATATGACTTTATCATTCATCGCTTCATTTTGTTCTCTTCTTAATTGTTCTAATAAGCTCCTAACAGCGGCTACCTCATTCATATTTTACGAGCAGAAATCTACTGCGTCTTCTATAGACGTAGGTATGCACTTGATTTTTAcggggttttttttttcatatcagTTATCTTGTTTGTAGGCAGGTGAATTATGTGATGATGATGAGATAAATCGGGCTATTATTTGGAAGAAAGGACGGGTGGATAAGAAGGGTCAAGTTGAAGGCGATGATCTGAAAATGGCAATAGAAAAGATTGTATGAAAGCAATACATGAAAGTCAATAGTATTTATTCATTTAAACTgtttttagtaattattttgttttcttgtgCATGACAGAATGATTACGTGCAACAAAAACGGGAGGGGAAGTTGCACTTTGAAGGGGCAAAAAAAGATATCCTTACGAAAGTATTTGATTCAGATGAACATGCTGGGCATGTGAGGGGTGTTGGAGCTCATATCACTCCAACAATCTATTTTAATGTGGGTAGAATATGGAAGAGTCCTCCTGGTGATGGCCATTTACTTTTTCAACATAAAAAAGAGGAGTTGGAggcaaaaatattaatctcagaACAACATCAACGCATAGCAGAACAAAATGCACGCCTTGCAGATCAAAATGCACGCCTTGTAGATCAAAATGCACGCATACTAAAACTTGAAGAAATGTTCAAAAAGGGTGCATGCTACTTTGATATTGATGAGAAAGGTAGTTGCTCCGTAAAGTTACATCCCATTAGTTTAGGCAAAGTCAAAACAGAAGAGAGTGCCTCAAATTATGAAACCTTCAATGACGATGACATGCAAGTTTTGAGCAAAGATGATTTCTTGCAGGTTTGTTAAAAATTCTGGTTATATAACTtaatattattcaatttttctttcagaaatttgaaaaaaaaaaattaactacgaaatattttctgaaatagatattttttagaaaaaaaacatTTCAGTACAAAAATCACTTACGCTactgattatttaattatgatattAATTTGACACATTTTCTTCTAGCACACCCTCTCCCTTTAAATACAATTCAATACTTTTGGAACCTATGCTACTTATTTTTTAATTCTGATATTAAATGAAAGGACTATTTAATCTGTCAAATTCTCGTTCTATAAATATTGCCCTCCAATTGATTGGAAGAGCAAAATCAAGAGTCATATCATCAAATATTTATCTActttagttttaaaatttcttgCAATTGTCATATTTTGAAAGGTAAAATGTCGatttttttcccctttttggGTTATTGTACTATTAAATGCATGTTAGTACTCTTTATAATCCTTCTATTCACATATACTTCTATTCACGTAATATTACTTAATATTATTACAAAAATGAGTTGCATCAATTTAtaacatgatttttgttttctAGGGTAAGCCGGTTGCATTGACATTGGAATCTAATACCAATATAGTTGCCTATGGTACAATTGTTCATGCCAATGGGGCTGGTAAATTACGTCATGGTGTCCCGTTACCCGTAAATTGCATGCGCATCTCCATTGATGAGGCTGTGGAGAAATTAGCACATTTGCCATTCCCAATTTCAAATGAATGTGATACTATTGGTGATGCCGTAGGAACCCATGTGGCTTGGCCTGCGCACTTGGTAAAGATGCAAGATGAGGTAAATGTGATATTTTATTTGGAGTTAAATTGTCCAAAAAAATTTAGTGAAATGTACCTAACATGtgtaaatttgcaatttttagaAGTCTCGAAGGAAGCAAAATGTCGACAAAAGAAGTAACCCTGTTTTGCCATCAAGTGTACCAAGATCGTTGAATATATTGTATTTTTATTGTAAGCATGCTCTAGatcatgaaaaaaatatatcaatgaTTTTTTATCATGATTTCTTTGACGAAGATTACGAACTACTTGTTCACCTTGAAGACATCATTCCTTTTATCATTTGGAGCCAATATCTACCAATTGTATTGTTGTTTACATGTGGTAAGTCTTCAATTAACATGAACTTTTTACTTTTATTTGTTTAGCATATAGGCTGTATAAACTTTATTAATTTAGCATACCAACATTCTTCTGTTTGAAATGGTAGGCATCTTTATAGAAAGATGAAAAGAGATAACAAGCTCGATAAATTTAGGTTCATGAATCCACACACCATCCCATACATGCCATATGTGACCAGACTTGACAAAAAGGGTAAAATTGAACACTTGAATGAAAGGGCGAGTGTTTTGGCAGATAGGCTGAGTGGTGCATCGAGAAATCAACTAGTTTTGGTGCCACTTAATGTTGGGTAAGTAAGAATTacaatattatttgaaattgatttttggagacAAGTTAGTGAAATGTATGCACtaattatatgttttgtgcATAGTTGTCATTGGATTCTCACTGTTGTCGATCCTTATATGGAGGTGGTTTATTTGTTGGATTCACTTAGTCATCGCAATCGTTACGAGGATTGGAAATATGTAGTGAATATGTGAGTACATATTCTTTTTTTATCAAgcatttaatctagtcaataaAACAATGATATGTCGACACTTCTTGATGTATGAAGGAGTTTGAGATTGTTTAATTCAAACAAGGAAATGAAAGGGAGAAAACAGGCTATATGGAAAGTAGTAAAGGTATATATGCATGCCTAGTCGTGATTCATCTACAAATATTAACTGTGTATTAGTCGTTGACAATTTGTTTCTTACATAGGGTCCTCGGCAACCAGATGCGAAACAATGTGGTTTTTATGTGATGAGATTTATGAGAGAAATTATTGAAGGAAATGCTACCAGCGAAAAGGATTCACTATCCTCAATAGTAATATTTGACAtattctcaatcttctcaaaTAATTGTCTTTTTATCATTTTGCAGagtcattaaatttttttttttatgaatataaTTTATGTGTTGGCTTGAAGTTCATGAAAACAGATTACTCTATGGAAGAAATTGATGAAGTGCGTTCTGAATGGGCGGAATGCATACAAGTTTATATTTATGACTAGGTACGCAGAGTATTATTGTTTGAAAGTTGGGTTTTGGAGCTTGACTAGGTACCCTTAGTTTAAATAGAGTACTTTGAAGTTGCGACAACATGGGTGAACACCATAGATTAGCGAACCCATGGTCATTCATATCCAAGGCGAGAAGCCGCCAACAGTCTCATATTTCCAATCATTTAAACTTTTTTAACCCTTCTTGAGCTGTTCTATGGAACGAGGGTAAATTTTTGCTTGTGAATGGGGCAGCACTAGTTTGAAGTTCTTGAAGGATGTTTGAATCCGTGACCATGTCAGGCTGGGTTTGAGTGGTCATTTCGACAGTCATTACATCATTCTTGAGTTCAGAGCCCAATATCTTGACAGGAAATTCAGTGCAATTTGTTAAAGATCTATTCCCTTCAACGTTGTCTCGAGATTTCTCATTTTTTCGCAATGATTCTTTTGGAAGGTTTAATTTACACGGTTGGCTCCCATTTCATGGTATCCTGTTCGGAAAAATTCCATATACCTTGTTAATTTTCAGAACTTCTCTCTCCTTATCACTGATAGACGACTTAAAGTAGTAAAATAGAACTATTTTCAGGCTTACTTGCTTCGACTCGATGTTTCGGATAAGTTTGCTGGCAGTGATTTTCAAGAACTTGGCTTGAGAGGATATGTACAGCATGAATAATTAATGAGTCAAAGTATTTGTTCCAAAAGTTCaaaacaatttttaataaaataaatatcaccATTATTGATCTCCAAACCATAGCATATATCCTTGCATAACGGTGGCATTTTTTAATTGTTCGATCATTGCTAAAAAATTGATCTCCAAACCATAGCATATATCCTAGCATAACGGTGGCATTTTTTAATTGTTCGATCATTGCTAAAAAATTGATAATTTGTGCTAGTTGGTTATTAATGTAGTCTCTAGCAAATATGcactttatgtgaattatttaacATGCCAATTTATGTTTTAGGTGTCTGGACATTGTAATATTTGCTGATATGCCCTTTTTTGGACGTTAGACAGAGATGCAAGAAGGATTGGGCTTTGTTTCAAAATCGTCTTGCTAATGCGGAGAAGCCATATTGTGAACATCATGATCGAAAATATGTGATTTTATGGTTTGATACTACCAAGTTTGATCTGATGAGTGCAACtactaatttttatttttttttttttgaaaatgagTACAACTACTTTTGTATATCTTAGTTGGCATATTTTGGGTTTCATTTACATAGCTATATTATCTTCCAATTTAGACGCATGCAGTTAAATTTTAGAACTTGAAGATAACATTTCCAAGGATTGAatgtagtaaatattttattttcgatTGGTTtgttgatatttaattattatcatAGATGTTATAAACAgacaactcttttttttttttacaaaaaaatgatttttaactATTGGAAAGATAAATTAAAGTCAAAGGTTTCGAAATATagtgaaaaaaattaatgacaATGGATTTTAACCGTTGTTTCCGTTGACAAATTTTTTTCTAACAATTGTTTTGAAACCATTGTGAAAGATAATTAACGACGATGGTTTTAAATTGTTCTTGAATCGACATCCAATGTTGAGGTCTTATGtaagacaacggtttataattgttgtaaaaattaattaaaaaaacaacagTTTTAACATGTGGTCAAACAATGTATAAATTTTTGTGTTATGGTAAACCACAATGGATTTAAACTGTAGCAAAACTGTTGTCATATGCATAAAAAAACAATGGATTTAAAAGTGTTGTGTGCTTTAATTTTAGCATCGTCATCAGTTACAACAACGtttgcttcttttttttttttttttttttaatagtggAACAAAACAGTAATTGAAATTTATCAAGATTTAGACAAAGCATAGACAGAAGCCGAGAAAAGAAATGAAGATAAAAATTGTTTTCTGAAACGAGGACGACTTTATATATAGGAAAAAGAATTACCCTTTGAAACGTCAAGAATCGATCGACTTTCGAAATATTAAAAGGTTATTGGCCCTTTAAAAAACCGAAGGTCCGTGACTTTTCGAAATACCAAAGGTTATTGACCTTTCAGTACTAAGAAGTAACCGACATTTAAGAGAGCCAAAGGTTTAGTGATCTTTCATAAAGTCAGGGTTTTTTTTTcctgtaaataaaaaaataaatttcaaaaataccgtaaaatttaaaaaatgtcaGAAATAATGTATAATTTCAAATCTGACAGCGGGCGCTCAACCCACGTAGGCATAGGAACGGACGCTTCCCATTAGGTAGCGTCCTCCGCCACGAGGAGCGGACGCGGCCCAGTAGGCAGCGTCCTCCGCCACGAGACGCGGACGCTGCCTATTGAGCAGAGGACTCTGCCTACGTGGCCACGCGTTActcatttaatattattttaaattattataatatatatttggtgagtattaaattatttaagccaTAAATGACTAAATAAAAACGTGTTGAGACGTAGTATTTACgcgtaaaataaaataatttaactcGTAAACAATTAAATAGAAATCTTATTCGGATATcacttataaaaatatatactctttaaaattttctcGTTCCTTTTAtctgtttttcatttttatttaaaaaaatcatgtcGAGAATGGAAAACATCgatatattttttcattttggTGGTCATATTATTGTGGATAATGTATCGATTGTGTATAATATTCCTTATACTAGACCGATGCGAGTTCTACGTTCCATTACTTTGTCCGAGTTGGTTGAAGTTGTGCATCAAATATTGATGATTGATCCAACTATTTTTACTCTCAAATTGTCAACGAaattgtgacgcccggggctgaggaggcagggagtgatcgccggtgccaagaggttgcacggacaatgagcggctcctggtaggcttctaggcggagggagacatgaatgaaccgattccgtgccggaatgagaggggattctgagactgtataggtatgggactacatagttgaaacgaccctaactttataataaataattatgcggaaaattttttgttttttttttatactactaaataaaatatgtacatatatgcccatacatatatgcacagaataaaatatttaaaataaatacatctttgaaataaataattatctgagtcaacccctataattcaaaatatactgcataaataaaataaataaaaatgtgcatgcactaaaaatattaaataaaatattccaacaCCTCAacccttaaaaataataaaaatgtttcATAAGACATtagcacggtgactcagaagctgtcacggtcacggggctactgcagcgctgctcatacatcctcaccaccggtaggagtaacctgttcctctacgtactcacctgcaccatatcagtgtagtgagcctagaggcccaacatgcatactaacaagggtttaaaataatttaaatcaatttaatactaatacatacatatacatgaatgagcatgcttaaaaattacataacttaacttgcataaataaacatacataacatacataatatcatacatactagaattgttgagcatttattttcttaacatcgaatggtcctatccgtaagtgtgacccatagtgcgactgatcagtctaagaaaccatcgtacgaggctggtggcgaaccacccatacataaatggcagaaactgcccatacataaatggccacactacttcaatttccacctaaaatattttatttgctcaaccatagaaaattaaatcatagcataaaaattgatttcatgaatgcatgtactcgaataaattgtgtgtccttcatttatatttaatttaatttctaatatcatataaatattcaaataacttttcatgcataaaaataattaaatataaacttagaacacatgcaatttctcatggatggttctggactgctggccctacactcaagcccattaacttaaaactggcccattaacatatcaaagcccattaagactagcttaggcccaataacactgtccttggcccaatgggcccaaaagcccattaacaagcccaaaaataaataaaataacccaaaataaattaatgaaacccaaataaattaaatggtactaattaaattttttggaatttaattagTTCATTTaaattcctaattaacttaaaaacttaaaaataaaaatacccgagcccaaataaaataacccggacccggacccacttaacttaacccatattattttagacccgacccggaccacttgacccgacccggatccaccaacACCCAATCACCCGAAACCCTAGCCTTCCTTTTCCCTTGCCACGGCCGCCGCGTGCAGCAGTCCTTTAGGGACTGCTGCCGCctcgctccggccgcccctggccggagcgccgccgcccggacgtagcccacgtccgggcggaccgAACCTAGCCTAGCCCCTGTCCCCATGCAGCCTAGCCAAAGAAGCCGACGCCGCCTTCCACCAAGCCCTAAGCTGCGCAGAAAATCGGGCAGACATGGCATGGTTCGAACCAGACCAAACCTAGCCCGTTCCAGCCCGCGTCTGGCCCTACCcttcgaccctagggaccccaaggaacccctctaaccatggaccagcagcccacctagccatggacatgaaaacgtgagcatgcaaTCACAAATATCAAAACCGAGAGCATTAGAGGAGGAAAAATCGAAAACTTGCTGTCAAATATGATCGATTCTAATGTTACACACCCACACgcatacatacactgatataggtTTAAAAAGTGAATAGAAACATGCCTTAATACCGATTTGTAGAGTTAGAAGCGTGTACGACGGgtttcgggacgacgggacgacgacggaatgccttggcttgcttggaaccttcgaaataatggctatggtgttcttggagaTTGGTTTGGTGAAGAAGAAGATGGTGGTGACGGCTGATGGGGGAGGAGAGGATCGGCTAGTAGGGTttggtagattaggttttatttttaggttaattataatataggttaaataattaaataaaaaggttttaaataattaatatacaacttaaacccttaattaaactttaaaaataagataacataaaataaatctcgaattattaatttaggggaattttaaaaatactaaaaagtcaatattttgactaattttggataaaaatgacccctaaaattaaataaaattaaatacttaaaattttgggataataaaactcaaaataatattttaaggctccaaaaaggctcataaaataatttggctagaaagttgtcttctcgtccgtccacggtcccgtctacgcgattaaataataaaatactaaaaatcataaaaatcactaattatgggttaaatgcttaaaaataaattaaatcatgcataaataattcacataattatttaacccataaatcataaatttaaataattaaatatcctaattatgcaggcggatttaggtaattaaaaataccgggtgttacaattctccccccttaaattgaatttcgtcctcgaaattaaagtacttacccgaacaactccgggtagcgagtcctcatatcctcctcggtctcccaagtagcttctttctccgagtgattcagccactggactctgaccatcggtatgacccgcgtcctaagcctccgctcctctctagccaagatccgcactggtctctcctcgtaaacaagatctggcggcaactgtaagggctcaaaatccaacacatgcgacgggttggagacatatctccgaagcatggatacatggaatacgttgtgcactgccgctagccctggaggtagagctaaacgataggccaacgtgccaactcgctctaagatctcgaatggccctatgtatctcggattaagcttgcctctccgcccaaaacgcgctactcccttcataggtgacaccttcaaaaatacgtgatcacctactgcaaactccaaatcgcgtcgtctggcatccgcataactcttctgccgactctgcgctgtcctcatcctgtctcgaatctgcgtcacaatgtcagctgtctgctgcacaatatccggacccaacaaaatccgctcaccaacctcatcccaatgcaccggagatctgcatctcctcccatacagtgctgcatatggagccatacctatagacgactgaaagctgttgttataggtaaactccactaatggcagtctagtctcccaagatcctcgaaaatcgatgacacaagctctcagaagatccttgagaacctggatcactctctcggactgaccatctgtctggggatgaaacgctgtactgaacaaaagtctagtccccaaagctgtgtgcagactcttccaaaacgctgaggtgaacctcggatctctgtctgacacgatagacactggtatgccatgcagtctaacaatctctctgatgtaaagctctgcatactgtgtcaaagtgtaagtagtccttaccggcaagaaatgagctgacttggtgagtctatccacaatcacccaaatcgctgtacaccctctggtactcctcggtaagccaactacaaagtccatcgtaatattctcccacttccattccggaatagggagaggtctaagaagtcccgctggacgctgatgctctgctttgacttgctgacaagtcaagcactctgacaccactctcccgatgtcactcttcatcccgggccaccaatacaataactgtaagtctcggtacatctttgtacttccggggtgaatggagtacggagatgcatgagcctctgctaaaatctcggatctcaactgatcaacgttcggtacccacatcctcccatggtactgaacgatgccatcctccactgtatacaagagactacctctggcctcatctctctgtctccatcactgtagctcctcatcagtggactgtccctctctaatccgatctctcaaaactggctgcaccgtcaacactgaaaaactcggtgcatggccgctcggatagcactccaaaccaaatctctgaatcttggtctgtagtggtaactgtacagtcaaacatgataccactgacgacttccgactcaaagcatctgccactacattagccttacccggatggtagctaatgtcacagtcatagtccttaacaagctcaagtcatctgcgctgcctcatgttcaactccttctgggtgaagaagtacttgaggctcttgtgatcggtgaaaatcttgcacttctcgccgtaaagatagtgcctccagattttcaacgcaaaaactactgctgcaagctccaaatcatgcgtcggatagttctgctcatgaatcttcaactgtcgcgacgcataaGTGATAACTctgccacactgcataagtactgcgcccaacccaagcttggacgcgtcggtgtacaccactaactccgcatgtggcactgtcatagctaacaccggtgctgaagtaagtgcatccttcagctgatcaaagatcctctgacaatctggactccaactatacttcgcgttcttcttggttaaggaagtcaagggtactgcaatagaggaaaaacccttgatgaacttcctatagtatcctgctaaacccaagaagctacgaatctccgaaaagcattctttggaatcccccaatccctcactgcctgcaccttggactgatctaCTGCAATCTCATCCCTAGAAATAATTTggccacctgctccaaccaaaactcacacttactgaactttgcaaacagtcgatgctccctcaaagtctgcaaggctgtatgcaatTGCTGtttatgctcctcaatgctcctcgagtagatcaatatgtcatcaatgaatacaatgacaaactgatctagatacggctggaagacacgatgcatgagatccataaaaactgctggagcattggtcaacccaaagggcatcaccaagaactcatagtgtccatatcgtgtcctaaaggcagtcttagacacgtctgaatctctgaccctcagctgatggtaaccagatcgcagatcgatcttggagaataccgaagctccctgcaactgatcgaataaatcctctatcctcggtagcggatacttattcttcactgtgactctgttgagctctcggtagtcaatgcacaatctcatgctgccgtccttcttcttcacaaacaacactggagctccccatggagaaaagctaggacgaacaaaa
It encodes:
- the LOC140891105 gene encoding uncharacterized protein isoform X3, whose protein sequence is MAPRGQLHIGYHNDEAAENSKRIPMKLKAKENTAYSATDSSCEGKTVMESTEIETTRTSRGRTRLDKLVRQRVQGIRKDVRFNKIGQPIGEFAGEMQSYIGVLTREKIKISYKTWKQVPSDVKESIWESVNLTYNIDPSWKKGCLNSANNKWRQYKAHLTQKFIFSKLDKPELKKPPSGYGITRDDWSSFVISRMSDDFMKVRAEQKRRRKRNIYPHRLSRKGYARFADEIAGELCDDDEINRAIIWKKGRVDKKGQVEGDDLKMAIEKINDYVQQKREGKLHFEGAKKDILTKVFDSDEHAGHVRGVGAHITPTIYFNVGRIWKSPPGDGHLLFQHKKEELEAKILISEQHQRIAEQNARLADQNARLVDQNARILKLEEMFKKGACYFDIDEKGSCSVKLHPISLGKVKTEESASNYETFNDDDMQVLSKDDFLQGKPVALTLESNTNIVAYGTIVHANGAGKLRHGVPLPVNCMRISIDEAVEKLAHLPFPISNECDTIGDAVGTHVAWPAHLVKMQDEKSRRKQNVDKRSNPVLPSSVPRSLNILYFYCKHALDHEKNISMIFYHDFFDEDYELLVHLEDIIPFIIWSQYLPIVLLFTCDRLSGASRNQLVLVPLNVGCHWILTVVDPYMEVVYLLDSLSHRNRYEDWKYVVNMSLRLFNSNKEMKGRKQAIWKVVKGPRQPDAKQCGFYVMRFMREIIEGNATSEKDSLSSIITLWKKLMKCVLNGRNAYKFIFMTRDARRIGLCFKIVLLMRRSHIVNIMIENM
- the LOC140891105 gene encoding uncharacterized protein isoform X2, which codes for MAPRGQLHIGYHNDEAAENSKRIPMKLKAKENTAYSATDSSCEGKTVMESTEIETTRTSRGRTRLDKLVRQRVQGIRKDVRFNKIGQPIGEFAGEMQSYIGVLTREKIKISYKTWKQVPSDVKESIWESVNLTYNIDPSWKKGCLNSANNKWRQYKAHLTQKFIFSKLDKPELKKPPSGYGITRDDWSSFVISRMSDDFMKVRAEQKRRRKRNIYPHRLSRKGYARFADEIAGELCDDDEINRAIIWKKGRVDKKGQVEGDDLKMAIEKINDYVQQKREGKLHFEGAKKDILTKVFDSDEHAGHVRGVGAHITPTIYFNVGRIWKSPPGDGHLLFQHKKEELEAKILISEQHQRIAEQNARLADQNARLVDQNARILKLEEMFKKGACYFDIDEKGSCSVKLHPISLGKVKTEESASNYETFNDDDMQVLSKDDFLQGKPVALTLESNTNIVAYGTIVHANGAGKLRHGVPLPVNCMRISIDEAVEKLAHLPFPISNECDTIGDAVGTHVAWPAHLVKMQDEKSRRKQNVDKRSNPVLPSSVPRSLNILYFYYIIPFIIWSQYLPIVLLFTCDRLSGASRNQLVLVPLNVGCHWILTVVDPYMEVVYLLDSLSHRNRYEDWKYVVNMSLRLFNSNKEMKGRKQAIWKVVKGPRQPDAKQCGFYVMRFMREIIEGNATSEKDSLSSIITLWKKLMKCVLNGRNAYKFIFMTRQRCKKDWALFQNRLANAEKPYCEHHDRKYVILWFDTTKFDLMSATTNFYFFFFENEYNYFCIS
- the LOC140891105 gene encoding uncharacterized protein isoform X5 → MAPRGQLHIGYHNDEAAENSKRIPMKLKAKENTAYSATDSSCEGKTVMESTEIETTRTSRGRTRLDKLVRQRVQGIRKDVRFNKIGQPIGEFAGEMQSYIGVLTREKIKISYKTWKQVPSDVKESIWESVNLTYNIDPSWKKGCLNSANNKWRQYKAHLTQKFIFSKLDKPELKKPPSGYGITRDDWSSFVISRMSDDFMKVRAEQKRRRKRNIYPHRLSRKGYARFADEIAGELCDDDEINRAIIWKKGRVDKKGQVEGDDLKMAIEKINDYVQQKREGKLHFEGAKKDILTKVFDSDEHAGHVRGVGAHITPTIYFNVGRIWKSPPGDGHLLFQHKKEELEAKILISEQHQRIAEQNARLADQNARLVDQNARILKLEEMFKKGACYFDIDEKGSCSVKLHPISLGKVKTEESASNYETFNDDDMQVLSKDDFLQGKPVALTLESNTNIVAYGTIVHANGAGKLRHGVPLPVNCMRISIDEAVEKLAHLPFPISNECDTIGDAVGTHVAWPAHLVKMQDEKSRRKQNVDKRSNPVLPSSVPRSLNILYFYCKHALDHEKNISMIFYHDFFDEDYELLVHLEDIIPFIIWSQYLPIVLLFTCDRLSGASRNQLVLVPLNVGCHWILTVVDPYMEVVYLLDSLSHRNRYEDWKYVVNMSLRLFNSNKEMKGRKQAIWKVVKGPRQPDAKQCGFYVMRFMREIIEGNATSEKDSLSSIFMKTDYSMEEIDEVRSEWAECIQVYIYD
- the LOC140891105 gene encoding uncharacterized protein isoform X1, with amino-acid sequence MAPRGQLHIGYHNDEAAENSKRIPMKLKAKENTAYSATDSSCEGKTVMESTEIETTRTSRGRTRLDKLVRQRVQGIRKDVRFNKIGQPIGEFAGEMQSYIGVLTREKIKISYKTWKQVPSDVKESIWESVNLTYNIDPSWKKGCLNSANNKWRQYKAHLTQKFIFSKLDKPELKKPPSGYGITRDDWSSFVISRMSDDFMKVRAEQKRRRKRNIYPHRLSRKGYARFADEIAGELCDDDEINRAIIWKKGRVDKKGQVEGDDLKMAIEKINDYVQQKREGKLHFEGAKKDILTKVFDSDEHAGHVRGVGAHITPTIYFNVGRIWKSPPGDGHLLFQHKKEELEAKILISEQHQRIAEQNARLADQNARLVDQNARILKLEEMFKKGACYFDIDEKGSCSVKLHPISLGKVKTEESASNYETFNDDDMQVLSKDDFLQGKPVALTLESNTNIVAYGTIVHANGAGKLRHGVPLPVNCMRISIDEAVEKLAHLPFPISNECDTIGDAVGTHVAWPAHLVKMQDEKSRRKQNVDKRSNPVLPSSVPRSLNILYFYCKHALDHEKNISMIFYHDFFDEDYELLVHLEDIIPFIIWSQYLPIVLLFTCDRLSGASRNQLVLVPLNVGCHWILTVVDPYMEVVYLLDSLSHRNRYEDWKYVVNMSLRLFNSNKEMKGRKQAIWKVVKGPRQPDAKQCGFYVMRFMREIIEGNATSEKDSLSSIITLWKKLMKCVLNGRNAYKFIFMTRQRCKKDWALFQNRLANAEKPYCEHHDRKYVILWFDTTKFDLMSATTNFYFFFFENEYNYFCIS